From Chromohalobacter canadensis, one genomic window encodes:
- a CDS encoding peptide MFS transporter, which translates to MRSTTDVASPRSEEDRGFAGHPRALGPLFFTEMWERFSYYGIRPLLVLFMAATVFEGGLGFTRETASAIVGIYAGAVYLSALPGGWLADNWLGQRRAVWYGSVLIALGHLSIAFSAVWGATWFFIGLVLIVLGSGLFKSCISVMVGSLYDQGDVRRDGGFAIFYMGINIGGLLAPLFTGLLMREYGWHWGFGIGGLGMLVALLIFRLSAIPSMRRGDSLRGRAASWDAPSVNRRGVGYYVAGLAIAMAGFIALVANGVITLNAVAIAEAMTTVIIVCALGYFVFLFGFSGLDKQERARIVVCFILIMAAAFFWASFEQQPTSYNLFAHDYTDRMLFGWEVPAVWFQSFNPVFIILLGPLFGWLWPALGRRRLEPGSPVKFVLGLLFAAGGFALMMFAAMRVAGGIEQVSPLWITTSLLLLTIGELCLSPVGLSTMSALAPTKLRGQLMGLWFTASALGNLVAGLIGGHVNAEELEQLPALFGRCAVALVLCAIVLALLTPFIKRMLKGNPTVDPAGASSSSNATTGA; encoded by the coding sequence ATGCGCTCTACCACGGATGTAGCATCGCCCCGCTCCGAAGAGGACCGGGGTTTCGCCGGTCACCCGCGAGCGCTGGGGCCGTTATTCTTCACCGAAATGTGGGAGCGCTTTTCCTACTACGGTATTCGCCCGCTTCTCGTACTGTTCATGGCCGCCACGGTCTTCGAGGGTGGGCTGGGCTTCACGCGTGAAACGGCTTCGGCCATCGTCGGTATCTATGCTGGCGCCGTCTATCTGTCGGCCTTGCCCGGAGGTTGGCTGGCGGACAATTGGCTGGGCCAGCGACGCGCCGTCTGGTACGGCTCGGTCCTCATTGCCTTGGGACACCTTTCCATCGCTTTTTCCGCCGTCTGGGGCGCGACCTGGTTTTTCATCGGGCTGGTGCTGATCGTGCTCGGCTCGGGGCTTTTCAAGTCCTGCATCTCGGTGATGGTGGGCAGCCTGTATGACCAGGGCGATGTGCGTCGCGACGGCGGCTTCGCCATCTTCTACATGGGGATTAACATCGGTGGCTTGCTGGCCCCGCTGTTCACCGGTCTATTGATGCGTGAATACGGCTGGCACTGGGGCTTCGGCATCGGTGGGTTGGGCATGTTGGTGGCCTTGCTGATCTTTCGCTTGTCGGCCATTCCCTCCATGCGCCGTGGTGACAGTCTGCGGGGTCGCGCTGCCAGTTGGGACGCGCCGTCGGTAAATCGTCGCGGCGTGGGCTATTACGTCGCTGGCTTGGCGATTGCGATGGCGGGTTTCATCGCCCTGGTGGCGAACGGCGTGATCACCTTGAACGCCGTGGCAATCGCCGAGGCCATGACCACGGTGATTATCGTCTGTGCGCTGGGATATTTCGTCTTTCTGTTTGGTTTTAGCGGGCTCGACAAGCAGGAGCGGGCGCGTATCGTCGTGTGTTTCATCCTGATCATGGCGGCAGCATTTTTCTGGGCGTCCTTCGAACAGCAACCGACGTCCTATAACCTGTTCGCCCACGACTACACCGACCGCATGTTGTTCGGCTGGGAAGTGCCGGCGGTGTGGTTTCAGTCGTTCAACCCGGTCTTCATCATCCTGCTGGGGCCGCTCTTCGGCTGGCTATGGCCGGCACTTGGTCGCCGTCGCTTGGAGCCCGGCAGTCCGGTGAAGTTCGTGCTCGGTCTGCTGTTCGCGGCCGGCGGCTTTGCCTTGATGATGTTCGCGGCGATGCGCGTGGCAGGCGGCATCGAGCAGGTCTCGCCGTTGTGGATCACCACCAGCTTGCTGTTGCTGACGATCGGCGAGCTGTGTCTGAGCCCGGTTGGTCTGTCGACCATGAGCGCGCTGGCGCCGACCAAGCTGCGCGGCCAACTGATGGGGTTGTGGTTCACCGCCTCGGCGTTGGGGAATCTGGTCGCCGGGTTGATCGGCGGACACGTCAATGCCGAGGAACTGGAACAGTTGCCGGCGTTGTTCGGTCGCTGCGCGGTGGCGCTGGTGCTGTGTGCCATCGTGTTGGCGCTGCTGACGCCGTTCATCAAGCGTATGCTTAAGGGTAATCCCACCGTCGATCCCGCCGGTGCTTCGTCTTCATCCAACGCCACCACCGGAGCCTGA